In one window of Mytilus galloprovincialis chromosome 6, xbMytGall1.hap1.1, whole genome shotgun sequence DNA:
- the LOC143078975 gene encoding ubiquitin-fold modifier-conjugating enzyme 1: MVDEATKRTLAQIPLLKTKAGPRDGELWVQRLKEEYQSLIQYVQNNKGADNDWFRLESNKEGTRWFGKCWYIHELLKYEFDLEFDVPVMYPTTAPELAIPELDGKTAKMYRGGKICLTDHFKPLWARNVPKFGIAHAMALGLGPWLAVEVPDLIQKGIITHKDNLTIGAAS, from the exons aTGGTGGACGAAGCCACGAAGCGAACTCTTGCTCAGATTCCTCTTCTGAAAACTAAAGCTGGACCAAGAGATGGAGAACTCTGGGTTCAAAGACTTAAAGAAGAATACCAGTCCCTTATACAG TATGTTCAGAACAACAAGGGAGCAGATAATGACTGGTTTAGACTGGAGTCTAATAAAGAGGGCACCAGATGGTTTGGAAAGTGTTGGTATATACATGAGTTACTCAAGTATGAATTTGATCTAGAATTTGAT GTTCCAGTTATGTATCCCACCACAGCGCCAGAATTAGCAATCCCCGAATTAGACGGTAAAACAGCCAAAATGTACAG AGGTGGAAAGATTTGTTTAACAGACCATTTTAAACCATTATGGGCCAGAAATGTACCCAAGTTTGGAATAGCACATGCCATGGCATTAGGG CTTGGACCATGGTTAGCCGTAGAAGTACCAGACTTAATACAGAAAGGAATAATTACTCACAAGGACAATTTAACAATAGGTGCTGCTTCTTGA
- the LOC143078977 gene encoding uncharacterized protein LOC143078977 gives MAHKGPPPPYQYQGPPAGQASNTTLYVNQQPQTRVIHKSSPGLFGSIMKEVNSVGREVEKGLNWAGNQIDHAVKQCETGNILQTFQTNNVVQLVSRASGRSLQIVMSPTQQLVIDGCGAEGPQAFNTLWTVVNESNNQVRLHNNNNYIAIVNGLTQLVHMPPGTMHGAETKIQLHQTNQFVTLASCKTVTQHVGVLENGQLKSALATHRNDTHAMFGVRLISTPYAGAPAKR, from the exons ATGGCACATAAAGGACCTCCACCACCATACCAGTACCAAGGACCACCAGCTGGTCAAGCATCCAAT ACAACATTATATGTTAACCAGCAGCCACAAACAAGAGTTATACATAAATCATCT CCAGGTTTGTTCGGATCAATCATGAAAGAAGTGAACAGTGTAGGCAGGGAGGTAGAAAAAGGTCTGAATTGGGCTGGTAACCAGATAGACCATGCTGTCAAGCAGTGTGAGACTGGAAATATTCTA CAAACATTCCAGACAAACAATGTAGTACAGTTAGTATCCAGAGCCAGTGGGCGGTCACTACAGATTGTTATGTCACCAACACAACAGTTAGTCATTGACGGATGTGGGGCAGAGGGACCTCAGGCTTTTAATA cTTTATGGACTGTTGTTAATGAGAGTAACAACCAAGTTCGTCTCCATAACAACAATAACTACATTGCTATTGTCAATGGTTTAACACAGCTAGTTCACATG CCACCAGGTACAATGCACGGAGCAGAAACAAAAATCCAGTTACATCAGACCAATCAGTTTGTGACCTTGGCATCATGTAAAACTGTAACACAACATGTTGGTGTATTAGAAAATGGACAACTCAAATCTGCTTTGGCAACACATAGAAATGACACTCATGCTATGTTTGGTGTTAGATTGATT TCAACACCTTATGCTGGAGCACCTGCCAAACGATAA